One window from the genome of Gimesia aquarii encodes:
- the leuB gene encoding 3-isopropylmalate dehydrogenase, translating into MEARITLLPGDGIGPEIVAEAKRVLDTIAEKYGHQFETPSCPMGGNAIDEFGDPLPPQTLETCKASQAILLGAVGGPKWDDPSAKTRPEAGLLQIRKELGLFANLRPIKPYSELLDASPLKREIIEGTDILFFRELTGGIYFGESGRMEHPDGEKAFSVMTYTTSEIARIVRLAAESARNRGGKLTSVDKANVLEVSRLWRQVAEDVVKNEFPDIEYEVVLVDAMAMHLISRPSDFDVVVTGNMFGDILTDEGSMLPGSLGLLPSASLGESGPGLYEPIHGSAPDIAGQGIANPLATILATAMLLRHSLQLETEAKAVESAVDRVLAAGHRTADIAAGGNPISTSEMGSFVLQELLA; encoded by the coding sequence GTGGAAGCTCGGATTACATTATTACCCGGTGATGGAATTGGGCCTGAGATCGTAGCGGAAGCCAAACGTGTTCTGGATACAATTGCTGAAAAATACGGCCATCAATTTGAGACGCCCTCCTGTCCAATGGGTGGAAATGCCATTGATGAGTTTGGTGATCCCCTGCCTCCACAGACTTTAGAAACTTGTAAAGCATCACAGGCAATCCTCCTGGGAGCAGTCGGCGGTCCCAAATGGGATGACCCCTCTGCCAAAACCCGTCCTGAAGCCGGGTTACTACAAATTCGAAAAGAGTTAGGCCTTTTCGCAAATTTAAGACCCATTAAACCTTATAGCGAGTTACTCGATGCTTCTCCGCTAAAACGGGAAATCATTGAGGGCACAGACATTCTGTTTTTCCGCGAATTAACCGGGGGAATTTACTTTGGTGAGTCGGGAAGAATGGAGCACCCTGATGGAGAAAAAGCGTTTAGTGTGATGACTTATACTACCTCGGAAATCGCGCGCATTGTGCGACTCGCGGCTGAGTCTGCACGAAACCGTGGTGGTAAATTGACCTCCGTTGATAAAGCGAATGTTCTGGAAGTTTCCCGTCTGTGGCGTCAGGTAGCGGAAGACGTCGTCAAAAACGAGTTCCCCGATATTGAATATGAAGTCGTGCTCGTCGATGCGATGGCAATGCATTTAATCTCCCGACCCTCCGATTTTGATGTCGTGGTTACCGGTAACATGTTTGGGGATATCCTGACTGACGAAGGATCGATGTTGCCAGGTTCTTTAGGACTTCTCCCCTCTGCCTCATTGGGAGAATCCGGCCCCGGTTTGTATGAGCCGATTCATGGTTCAGCGCCTGATATTGCGGGACAAGGCATTGCCAATCCATTAGCCACCATCCTGGCGACTGCCATGTTACTACGTCATTCATTGCAATTAGAAACAGAAGCAAAAGCTGTGGAAAGTGCCGTAGACCGAGTTCTCGCAGCGGGGCACCGAACCGCCGATATCGCCGCAGGCGGAAACCCGATCTCAACGAGTGAAATGGGAAGTTTTGTACTCCAGGAACTTTTAGCCTGA
- a CDS encoding DOMON domain-containing protein, protein MSIIPHSFLFRHSIALPELTEIPHKRGRLLNLPESALLPNLSLEKKSGQWGKLKLAWNKEGLGIGIKVDQKQHPTTTTEHFQIWIDTRDTKTIHRANRYCHLFEFHPVGKAGKQQKPVCSQLPINRAQSDAPTCDLSEIKLWSKVNSAGYELEAWLPASVLYGFDPAAYPQLGFYYAISDSELGEQFMTVGQEFPYGQDPSLWTTIRLGD, encoded by the coding sequence ATGTCTATTATTCCTCATTCATTTTTGTTTCGTCACTCCATCGCTTTACCCGAGCTGACAGAGATTCCTCACAAACGAGGCAGATTACTAAACCTGCCGGAATCCGCTTTACTTCCAAATTTGAGTCTTGAGAAAAAGTCGGGGCAATGGGGTAAACTCAAACTTGCCTGGAATAAAGAGGGGCTGGGCATTGGTATAAAAGTCGATCAAAAACAACATCCCACCACAACGACTGAACATTTTCAGATATGGATCGATACTCGAGATACAAAGACAATCCATCGAGCCAATCGTTATTGTCACCTGTTTGAGTTCCATCCTGTCGGGAAAGCTGGCAAACAACAAAAGCCTGTTTGTTCTCAGCTTCCTATTAATCGGGCACAAAGTGATGCCCCCACCTGTGACCTTTCCGAAATCAAGCTCTGGTCGAAAGTTAATTCGGCTGGATATGAATTAGAAGCCTGGCTTCCTGCATCAGTGCTGTATGGATTTGACCCCGCAGCATATCCACAACTTGGCTTTTATTATGCTATTTCTGATTCAGAACTGGGAGAACAATTCATGACTGTTGGTCAGGAATTTCCCTATGGACAAGACCCGAGTTTGTGGACAACAATTCGTTTAGGTGACTAA
- a CDS encoding excinuclease ABC subunit UvrA yields MSKQNENYIRIRGARCHNLKNINVDLPHNQLTVVTGVSGSGKSSLVFDTIHSEGQRRFIENMSPGTRQLLSQMQPADVDQISGLPPTISIDQVQRSQSRRSTLATMTELYDYFRLLYAQLGTVYCSQCEQPLHQQSAEQIVDLILKLEQRQKVMILSPLINAKKGDHTALLNKIAKEGFVRARVDGVVIDVAQPPDLQENDYHDIEIIIDRIIVKEGINARLKESVDLALKHGNGTCIVSQEMESGWSDRFLSTRLACGRCSLSFPDPEPRSFSFNSPYGACQFCQGLGVIEDDSDKEQTCPECQGARINNYSRSVKLSGSSIDQIMSQTAPGVLAWIATWKNNELKSSSTKDQEIANQIMPAIKNRLEYLYEIGLGYIGLGRSTRTLSGGEHQRARLAACLGSGSTGACYILDEPTVGLHASETEKLLQILNRLKQSRNTVVVVEHDLDVVRACDFLLDLGPQAGEQGGEVVASGTYQQVIQNTKSFTARALNTKFQFNRSNMPDKDDIHEEIVLTGARFHNLKDVIFKVPLQKLVCVTGVSGCGKSSLVMDTLVPALQNAIKGSHDHSLEYQSLEGADQLQHVRKIDQSPIGRSGRSSPATFCGVWDEIRKLFAKTKIARIRGYTARRFSFNAKEGRCATCQGQGFRRIDLQFLPDIYLPCRECKTKRFNRQTLSVKYRGKSVSDLLEMSIDEATTFFEQIPKVSKVLRILKETGLGYLALGQPSTMLSGGEAQRLKLATELAIGSTGNTLFVLDEPTRGLHAADIDRLLKLLRRLLQQNHSVLMIEHHPQVMLAADWIVDLGPEGGEAGGHIIDEGTPEEIALRQAGPTGQMLNRAL; encoded by the coding sequence ATGTCGAAGCAAAATGAGAATTACATCCGAATTCGGGGCGCACGCTGCCATAACCTCAAAAATATCAATGTGGATCTACCCCATAATCAATTGACTGTCGTTACTGGGGTGAGTGGAAGTGGGAAAAGTAGCCTGGTATTTGATACGATTCATAGCGAAGGTCAACGGCGTTTTATCGAAAATATGTCTCCTGGTACACGCCAGTTGTTAAGCCAGATGCAACCAGCTGATGTTGATCAAATTAGTGGATTGCCGCCTACCATTAGTATTGATCAAGTGCAACGATCGCAATCCCGCCGAAGCACTCTGGCGACGATGACCGAACTGTATGATTATTTTCGTTTGCTCTACGCGCAACTGGGAACCGTCTATTGCAGTCAGTGTGAACAGCCACTTCACCAGCAGTCTGCAGAACAGATTGTCGATTTGATCCTCAAGTTAGAACAACGACAGAAAGTGATGATTCTTTCTCCGCTGATTAATGCGAAAAAAGGAGACCATACCGCGCTTTTAAATAAAATTGCAAAAGAAGGATTCGTTCGCGCCAGAGTCGATGGTGTTGTCATTGATGTGGCCCAACCACCAGACCTCCAGGAAAATGATTACCATGACATTGAAATCATTATTGACCGGATCATTGTCAAGGAAGGAATTAATGCGCGCCTTAAAGAGTCTGTTGATCTCGCTTTAAAACATGGTAATGGGACCTGCATTGTCAGTCAGGAAATGGAAAGTGGGTGGTCAGACCGTTTTTTGAGTACAAGACTCGCTTGTGGAAGATGTAGCCTCAGTTTTCCCGATCCCGAACCGAGAAGCTTTAGTTTTAATAGCCCTTATGGCGCATGCCAATTCTGTCAGGGACTGGGAGTAATTGAAGACGACTCAGATAAGGAACAAACCTGTCCCGAATGTCAGGGAGCCCGAATCAATAACTATAGTCGTTCAGTGAAACTAAGCGGGAGCTCAATTGATCAAATCATGAGTCAGACCGCTCCCGGAGTTTTAGCATGGATTGCGACTTGGAAAAACAATGAATTAAAGTCATCTTCTACGAAAGACCAGGAAATTGCCAACCAAATTATGCCAGCGATTAAGAATCGATTAGAGTACCTTTACGAAATTGGCCTGGGATATATCGGATTAGGTCGTTCTACTCGCACTTTATCGGGGGGCGAACATCAACGAGCCCGATTAGCAGCTTGTCTAGGTTCTGGTTCGACGGGGGCCTGTTATATTCTCGATGAGCCGACCGTTGGTTTGCATGCCAGTGAAACAGAAAAGCTGCTCCAGATTCTGAACAGACTGAAACAATCCAGAAATACGGTTGTGGTTGTCGAGCACGATTTAGATGTCGTCCGCGCATGTGATTTTCTGCTTGATCTTGGTCCACAGGCAGGAGAGCAGGGAGGGGAAGTCGTTGCCAGCGGCACTTATCAGCAGGTTATTCAAAACACAAAATCCTTTACAGCACGCGCTTTGAATACCAAATTTCAGTTCAATCGTTCAAATATGCCAGATAAAGATGACATTCATGAGGAGATCGTTCTGACTGGTGCCCGATTTCATAATTTAAAAGATGTCATTTTTAAAGTTCCATTACAGAAACTGGTTTGTGTTACCGGGGTCAGCGGTTGTGGGAAAAGCTCACTTGTAATGGACACTTTAGTTCCCGCTTTACAAAATGCAATAAAGGGAAGCCACGATCATTCTTTGGAGTATCAGTCGTTGGAAGGAGCGGATCAACTCCAGCATGTCAGAAAAATTGATCAATCTCCTATTGGAAGAAGCGGCCGATCAAGTCCCGCCACTTTTTGTGGCGTCTGGGACGAAATACGTAAACTATTTGCAAAAACAAAAATAGCTCGCATACGTGGCTATACTGCCAGACGCTTTAGTTTTAATGCGAAAGAAGGGCGTTGTGCCACGTGTCAGGGGCAAGGTTTTCGTCGCATCGATTTACAATTCCTTCCCGACATTTATTTACCCTGTCGCGAATGTAAAACGAAGCGATTTAATCGACAGACATTATCTGTAAAGTACCGAGGAAAATCTGTCAGTGATCTATTGGAAATGTCGATTGATGAAGCGACCACTTTTTTTGAGCAAATTCCCAAAGTCAGCAAAGTCTTGCGAATTCTCAAAGAAACTGGTTTGGGTTACCTCGCATTAGGACAGCCTTCGACGATGCTCTCAGGAGGAGAAGCCCAAAGGCTGAAACTGGCAACTGAATTAGCCATAGGTAGCACCGGGAATACACTTTTTGTTCTGGATGAACCAACGAGAGGGCTCCATGCAGCAGATATTGACCGATTATTGAAACTATTGCGACGATTGCTCCAACAAAATCATTCCGTTTTGATGATTGAGCATCATCCACAGGTCATGCTCGCAGCAGATTGGATTGTTGATCTCGGCCCTGAAGGAGGAGAAGCTGGCGGGCATATTATTGATGAAGGGACTCCTGAGGAGATTGCCTTGCGACAAGCAGGACCAACAGGCCAGATGCTAAATCGTGCTTTGTAG
- a CDS encoding winged helix-turn-helix domain-containing protein: MSVEIESHEVESIGVVAGVVWEYLSEHEPVTLSKLSREIDAPRDLVMQAVGWLGREGKIEFHKGTRSKLISLVNE, encoded by the coding sequence ATGTCTGTGGAAATTGAATCCCATGAAGTCGAAAGCATTGGTGTTGTGGCAGGAGTTGTCTGGGAATATTTAAGTGAACACGAACCTGTCACATTAAGTAAATTATCTCGCGAAATCGATGCACCGCGTGATCTTGTTATGCAAGCTGTCGGCTGGCTTGGCAGAGAAGGAAAAATTGAATTCCATAAAGGCACGCGGAGTAAGCTCATATCGCTCGTGAATGAATAA
- a CDS encoding tetratricopeptide repeat protein, whose protein sequence is MVTDSNVTELFQQARQHLKKQQIGDAIDAYQRIISLKPAEKKAHSGIAAAYFQLKRYEDAIKHFEELTRLSPAEASPYINMGAIYNRMGEYKQALSVLRKAVQKDKKSADAFYNMGIAHKGLNQLSMAVTAYKQAIVFDPEMVDAHFNLGNVYLEMKNHTQAHLSFTRTLEISPQFKKAANALKNLNTETEKEKQKINPFGRLVDESALRKKNISSASKILSPEEREKDRKEIHDLCNEIQDAAHAIVDDFKKGFTPSLLNLNRCISQGEKHYSELEEANDQFQKNVNSLHNIRKLLKHKMLELRAHEEMVNAIDVD, encoded by the coding sequence GTGGTCACCGACTCCAATGTCACAGAACTGTTTCAGCAAGCACGTCAGCATTTAAAAAAACAGCAAATCGGCGATGCAATTGATGCGTATCAGAGAATCATCAGCCTCAAACCAGCTGAAAAAAAAGCACATTCAGGCATTGCAGCCGCTTATTTTCAGTTAAAGCGGTATGAAGATGCGATTAAACATTTTGAAGAACTAACGCGACTCTCACCTGCTGAAGCTTCACCTTATATTAACATGGGTGCAATTTACAATCGCATGGGGGAATATAAGCAGGCGTTGAGTGTGCTGCGTAAAGCAGTCCAGAAAGATAAAAAATCTGCAGATGCCTTTTATAATATGGGGATTGCGCACAAAGGATTAAATCAGCTAAGCATGGCAGTCACTGCCTACAAGCAGGCGATTGTGTTCGATCCTGAAATGGTTGATGCACATTTCAATCTGGGGAATGTTTATCTGGAAATGAAAAATCATACCCAGGCACATTTAAGTTTTACGAGAACTCTTGAAATTTCGCCCCAGTTTAAAAAAGCTGCCAATGCACTGAAAAATCTGAATACAGAAACAGAAAAAGAAAAGCAGAAAATCAATCCTTTCGGAAGGCTGGTCGATGAATCAGCGTTGAGAAAAAAGAATATCTCCTCGGCATCAAAAATTCTTTCTCCAGAAGAACGAGAAAAAGATCGGAAGGAAATTCACGATCTATGCAATGAAATACAAGATGCAGCTCATGCTATCGTCGACGATTTTAAAAAAGGTTTTACTCCCAGTTTGCTTAATTTAAATCGGTGTATTTCACAGGGAGAAAAACACTACTCAGAGCTGGAAGAGGCTAATGATCAGTTTCAAAAAAATGTAAATTCATTACATAACATCCGAAAACTACTTAAGCACAAGATGCTTGAACTGCGTGCCCATGAAGAGATGGTGAATGCCATTGACGTGGATTAA